One Hyphomonadaceae bacterium BL14 genomic window, CGCACATCCAGCGCGCCGCGGAATATGTAAGGAAAGCCCAGCACATTATTGACCTGATTGGGGAAATCGGATCGGCCCGTAGCCACTATCGCATCGGTGCGCACGGCGCGCACCAGATCGGGCATGATCTCCGGGGTCGGGTTGGCCATGGCGAAGATCACCGGATCGGGTGCCATGGATTTCACCATGGCCGGGGTCACAATCCCGCCCGCCGAGAGGCCCAGCATGACATGGGCGTCCACCATCGCCTCCTCCAGCGTGCGCAGCGGCGTGCGGCGCGCATGACGGCGCAGCCGCTCGTGCAGATCATTGCGGTCGGAGTGCACCACGCCCTTGAGGTCGATGATCGTGACGTTCTCGTCGCGCACGCCCAGCGATTTGAGCAACTCCAGCACCGACAGGCCCGCCGCGCCGGCACCGATCAGCACCAGGCGAACCTCCTCCAGCGTACGGCCCGTCAGGCGGCAGGCATTCATCAGACCCGCCGCGGCAATGATCGCGGTGCCGTGCTGGTCATCGTGGAAGACCGGGATGTCGAGCATCTCGCGCAGGCGCGCCTCGATCTCGAAGCATTCCGGGCTCTTGATGTCTTCCAGATTGATGCCGCCAAACGTGTCACCGAAGCCCGCCACACAGTCCACGAACCGGTCAGGATCGGTGTAGGCAATCTCCAGATCGAAGGCATCGATATCGGCAAAGCGCTTGAACAAGACCGCCTTGCCTTCCATCACCGGCTTGGACGCCGCCGGCCCCAGATCGCCAAGACCCAGAATCGCTGTGCCGTTGGACACCACGGCGACCATATTGCCCTTGGAGGTGTAGTCGTAGACGGCGTCGGGATTGGCCGCGATGGCGCGCACCGGCGCGGCCACGCCGGGCGAATAGGCCAGCGCGAGATCGCGCTGGGTCGCCATCGGCTTGGTGGGTTGCAGCGCGATCTTGCCGGCCGGTTCGGCGCGGTGAAACGCCAGCGCATCTTCATCGGTCTGGGACAGGCGTTCGATTTCAGACATGGCGCATTCCGGTCAGCGAGGAATAGAAACGAATAGCGCGGCAGCTATACGCTGGCCCTGCGCGCACGGCTACCGGGTGACGGCGAGGCGCTGCAGAGCCCGCACCCGCACGCGCCGGTCGCGTTCCCGGCCGAGCGCGTCAGGCAGGCCCGCCAGCACATCGCCCGCGCTTGCGCCCGGCCCCAGCCGCCGGCCCGCATCGCCATGCAGCCAGACGGCGGCAGATGCCGCGTCGAATGGCATCTGGCCCTGCGCCAGCAATGCCCCGGTCAGCCCGGCCAGCACATCGCCCGTGCCTGCGGTGGCCAGCCGCGCGCTGGCATGGACGTTGACCCGCACCGCCCCGCCGGGCGCGGCAATGACGGTATCGGGGCCCTTGAAGACGATCACGGCGTGGGCCAGACGCGCCGCCTCACGCGCTGCCTCGATCTTGTTGATCGCGCCCGAAGCCAGTCCGGGGAACAGGCGCTCGAACTCGCCGGCATGAGGCGTCAGCACGCAGCGCGGATGCAGCTGGCTGAAAAGCGTTTCCGGCGCGTCGGCGAAGACGCTCAGCGCATCGGCGTCCAGGACCAGCGGAATGCGTGCGGCGCAGGCCGCCGCGACGCGCGCTTTCAACGCCTCATCCGGCCCCGCGCCCGGCCCCAGCACCGCCGCGCTGGCACGCGCCGACGCCAGCGCCGCGCTGAAGTCGCCCTGCCCCAGAGCGCGCGTGACCAGCAGCGGGTCAACCGCTGCCTCCGCCACTGCGCCGGGCGGGCATGCCAGCGTCACGAACCCGGCTCCGCCGGTCAGCCCCGCCTTCGCGGCCAGCCGTGCGGCCCCGCTGGCACCCGGCGGACCTGACAATACCAGCAGCCGGCCACGCGCATGCTTGTGGGTGCCCGCCTCCAGCTCCAGCCCCGCCACGGGCCACAGATCGGGATGGTTGAGCTCGCCGCAAGGCACGGCCTCGTGCTCCCAGCCCGCCGGGATGCCGATATCGGCGCACACGATCTCTCCGCAGAGCGCCCGGCCCGGCTGCAGCACATGGGCGGGTTTGAGCCGGTGAAACGTGACGGTCAGAGCGGCCTGGAACACAGGCCCGCCGGCTTTGGCACCCAGGCCATCGAGGCCGCTGGGCACATCGGCGCTCACAACAATGGTGCCGTGTCCGCAAGCCGCCGCCAGCCGCGCTGCCTCACCGTCCAGCGGCCGGGACAGGCCGGCACCAAACAGCGCATCAATGACCAGGCCGAACGTCCCTGGATCGCAGCCGTCCAGCGCCTCCACCGGTCCGGTCCAGCCCTTCGCCGCGCCCGCCGCATCGCCTTTCAATGCCCCGACCGGGCAGGCGGAAAACACCCGCACCGGCCAGCCGCGTTGCGCCAGAAAGCGCGCCGCCACCCAGCCATCCCCGCCATTATTGCCGGGCCCGCACAGCACCGCGGTGGGTCGGGGTGCCCAGCGGGCCGATATGGCATCCGAAATGGCCCGGCCCGCGGCCTCCATCAGCGCTGCGCCTGACACACCCCGCGAGATCGCGAACTGATCCGCACGCGCCATGGCCCCAGGCGTCAGGAGGGCGTGATCAGGGTTCATAAGCGTCTCCTGCGCTTCACCGGCGTGCACGGGCGCCTCATGACAGGGCGCCGCTCAGCCATTGGCATCGAGGCCCGTGCGCAGACATTGCCTGGGCGCAGCGCCCGGCTAGCGTGCCCCACGATGCGGAGGCCGACATGAAAAAAATCGAAGCGATCATCAAACCGTTCAAACTCGATGACGTGAAGGAAGCCCTCCAGGAGATCGGCCTGCAGGGCCTGACCGTGACCGAAGCCAAGGGCTTCGGGCGCCAGAAGGGCCATACCGAACTCTATCGCGGCGCCGAGTACGTCGTCGACTTCCTTCCCAAGATCAAGATCGAGCTGGTGCTGCCTGACGCCCGGGTGGACGCCGCCATCGAGGCCATCGTTAACGCCGCCCAGACCGGGCGCATCGGCGACGGCAAGATTTTCGTCATGCCGGTGGAGGCGGCGATCCGCATCCGTACCGGCGAAACCGGCGATGACGCGCTTTGAGCGCCCGCCCCTGCCCTTACTAACCCCCTGACCGGAGCCCTACCTCAATGTCTGACAAGATCATGAAACTGATGGAAGAGCAGGATGTCGAGTATGTCGACCTGCGCTTTTCCGATCCGCGCGGCAAGCTGCACCACGTCACCTTCCACAAGGACATGGTCGACGAGGACTTCTTCGAAGACGGGCAGATGTTCGATGGCTCCTCGATCAATGGCTGGAAGGCCATCAACGAGTCGGACATGACGCTGAAGCCGGACGTCGACACCGCCCATATCGACCCGTTCTTCCAGCAGACGACGCTGAACATCATCTGCGACGTGCTCGATCCGTCCACCGGCGAAGCCTATAACCGCGACCCGCGCACCACCGCCAAGAAGGCTGAAAAATTCCTCGCGGCCTCGGGCATTGGCGATACCGCCTTCTTCGGCCCGGAAGCTGAATTCTTCGTCTTTGACGATGTGCGCTGGAGCGTGAAGCAGAACGATACCGGCTATATCCTCGACTCCGAGGAAGGCCCGTACAACTCGTCCAAGAAATACGAAGGCGGCAATCTCGGCCACCGTCCGGGGCCCAAGGGCGGCTACTTCCCCGTCCCGCCCATCGATTCGCTTCAGGACATGCGCTCTGAAATGCTGACCGTCATGTCCGATCTGGGCATGCAGCCGGAAAAGCACCACCACGAAGTGGCACCCTCGCAGCATGAGCTGGGCATGAAATTCGCCACGCTCACCACGATGGCCGACCGGATGCAGCTCTACAAATACGTCATCCACAACGTCACCGCCGCCTATGGCAAAACGGCGACCTTCATGCCCAAACCCGTCTATGCCGATAACGGGTCCGGCATGCACGTGCACCAGTCCATCTGGAAGGGCGGACAGCCCCTGTTCGCCGGCGACAAATATGCCGATCTGTCCGATATCTGCCTGTATTATATCGGCGGGATCATCAAGCACGCCCGCGCGATCAACGCGTTCGCCAACGCCTCGACCAATTCCTACAAGCGTCTGGTGCCCGGCTTCGAAGCGCCGGTTCTGCTCGCCTACTCGGCGCGCAACCGCTCGGCCTCGATCCGCATTCCGCACGTATCCTCACCCAAGGCCAAGCGCATCGAGACGCGCTTCCCCGACGCGGCGGGCAATCCCTACCTCACCTTCGCCGCGCTCCTGATGGCCGGCCTCGACGGCATCGAGAACCGCATCCATCCCGGCGAGGCGATGGACAAGGACCTCTATGATCTGCCGCCCGAGGAGCTCAAAGACATCCCCACCGTCTGCCGCTCCCTGCGCGAGGCGATGGAATCGCTCGATGCCGACCGTGACTTCCTCAAGAAGGGCGGCGTATTCGATGACGACCAGATCGACGCCTATATCGAGCTGAAGATGGAAGAGGTGACGCGCATCGAGCACCACCCTCACCCGGTCGAGTTCGAGCTCTATTACAAAGTCTGACACGCCTGGCGCGCCAGCCAACCGGCACAGCGGCCGGCCCGGAATATCCGGGCCGGCCGTTTGCGTGCGGGCCTGCGCCTGCAACCGCTGCCGCAGCGCCGCTGCAGTGTCGACGCCGGACGCATCATGGGCTAGACACTTGATCCGACGTTCTGTGTCTGCACGATGCAGGCGACCAGTCTGGAGACCCGCCGCATGCGCCGCAGCCTTCTCGCCGCCGTTTCGACCCTTGCGATCGCCGCCAGCCCGGCCCTCGCCCAGGAAACCCGCGTTGAGAACGAGCGCACCACCCCGATTGATACAGCCACCGCTGGCAATATCGTCATTGCGCCCAGCGGCCGTGTCACCCTGACCGGACAACCCGGGCCGGCCGTGCGGGTCAATTCCAACAACACGGTCACAACGAATGCCGGCTCACGCATCGAGATCGCCGATCAGGATGGCGCCGTTGGCATCCAGGTCGATCCAGGGACAACCGCGGACGTGGCCCATGGCGGCGTCATCGCTCTCAGCGACCCCTTTGTGGCCCCGGTCGACGAGGACAGCGGCGTTCCTGACGGGCCGTTTGCCGAAGACCAGAACAAGACAGGCATTCTCATTGGGGCTGTGGACGGCAGCTTTGATGCAGTCCCGGGCCAGGCCGCCTTTGACGGCTCGCTGGCCGCCGGGGTGAGCAGCGTCGTCGATGTCGCGGGCCAGAACAGCTTCGGCGTGCGCACCGTCGCGGGCGTCACCGGCGATGTCCTGCTGCAGGGCCAGGTCAATGTGCGCGGCGAGCGGACACGTGGCGTTTCGATCGAGAATGGCGTCGGTGGCGATGTCGAGATTCGCGCCGTCTCCGCCGTGACGCCGGACGGGTCCGGCGTGGTGGTCGAAGGCCCTGTCGGCGGCGGCATCCGTCTGACCGGCCCGATTGACGTCACCGGCTACCGCGTCCCCAGCCGGGTCGCACGTGACCTGTTCGAACAGCTCGCCGGCCTGGATGTGTCACAGAATGCCAACTCGGCCGTGATCATTGCCGGATCGGTGCAGAATGGCGTCTTCATTGGCACCTCGTCGGTCATCAGCCAGAGCAGCGGTCGCGGCAGCGCCGTCGAACTGCGCCCGGGCGAGGCCGCGGCACAGGACCAGGTGATCGGCGGGACGGTCCTGCCGGCCAATTTCGGTGTCGCTGAAGCCGATATTGACCCGAATGCCGGTCCCGAAGCGCTCGGCTACAGCGTCGTCAACCGGGGCACTGTCGCCGCCCGCGGCGTGTTTGACGGGCGTGACGCGACCGCTTTCCTGATCGCCGGACGCGATGTGAGCGGCGTGATGCGCGCCGTCATCCTGACCGAGACGGGCATGCGCAATGACGGTGCCATCGATGCAGCCGCCTTTGACGCAGACGCGACAGGCCTGCGCGTGGGAGCCGGCGCGCAACTCGACACGTTCCACAATCGCGCCGAACTGCGCGCAACGTCGAGCCTCGGCTTTGAGGATGACGGCTTTGATGACGCTGCGCATGGCACCGGCCGCGCGTTTGCCCTGGTCCTGGATGAGGGGTCCGATATCCGCCGCATCCTCAACGAACGCGGGACTATCTTCGCTCTGGTGGAGCGCGGCGGACAGGCCGCGACCGCAATCACGGTGAACACCCAGTCACTGGACCGCATCGATAACTCGGGCACGATTTCGGCCCGGGCGATCAATCTGGCCGATGGTGCTGACCCGGTGTCCACGATCGCCATCGACGCACGCAATCACGATGCCGGCCTGCTGATCCGCCAGACGGCCCCGGTCGACGATGAAGGCAATCCGGTTACTGATCTGACCGCGGCCATCATCGGCGACGTGATGCTGGGCGACGGCAACGACACAATTGAACTCCTGTCGGGCGATTTGCTGGGCGATGTCAGTTTTGGCGGCGGCAATGATACGCTTGTGATCAACGGGGCCCGGCTGACCGGCGCGATCACCAATGGCGGCGGCGAGCTGAATGTGTCGGTCACCGACGGGCGCATCACATTGACCGGTGCCAATGCCGTCGAGCTGACCAACGCCGTGTTCAATTCCGGCGGGGTCCTCGACCTGCGTATAGATTCTGCGGGGCGTACCGACGCCTTCATCAACGCCAGCGGCGATGTGTCCTTCCTGGACGGATCAGACCTGTCCATCAGCCTGGCTCAGCTGGTTGGCGGCGGGCGCGATTTCCAGCTGATCACGGCGCAGACCCTGACGATCAGCAATGAATCCGAGCTGCTGACCGTGGCCGATGCGCCCTACATCTACAATGCGTCAGTCCGGCGCGATGACACCGACCCCAATACGCTCATCCTGAGCCTGGAGCGCAAGAACGCCGACCAGTTGGGCTTCAACGCGAACCGGGCGGCCGCCTACAGCGAGGCGCTCGCCGCGTTCGATGCTGTGGACGGCCTGGGAACAGCGATCGCGGCCCTGCGCACCCAAAGCGAATTCTTCGGTGCCTATGACCAGCTCCTGCCTGACTATGCCGGCAGCGCCATCCAGTTTGCGCTGGCGTCCAATGATGCGGCGGCCGGCGCCCTGGCGGCCCGTCTTGAAAATGCGCGCCGCGCACCTGACCAGCTGGCGGGCATCTGGATACAGGAATTTGCCTACTTCGTTGACCGCGCGGGCGGCATGGTCACCGATCCGGGCTATCGCGGCCAGGGTATCGGCCTTGCTGCAGGCGTGGACATCCCCTGGGGGCCGTTCTACGCGGTTGGTCTCAGCGTATCGGGTGCCAGCAGCGACATGCGCCGCCATGAAGGATTCAATGATCCGATGGTGGCCTTCACCGGCCAGTTCGGTGCCTATTTCGGTATGGATGTCGGCGGGTTTGATGTGTCCGGCTCCGCCGGGGTCGGGTTCGACCGGTTCGAGACCGAGCGCAGTATCCGCATTCAGGACTTCAGCGCTCTGACCGTCGCGGACTGGAGCGGCTGGCACTTCACCGCTTCGGGCCGTGTGGGCCGCGACTTCACGCAAGGCCGCTGGGTGATCCGTCCGGAAGCCACCCTGACCTATCTGAGCCTGTTTGAGAGCGCGTTCAATGAGACCGCCGAAGGCCTGAACGCCGATACGGCTGCGCGCCTGGCGCTCTATATCGACGACCGGGAATCCTCGACGCTGCTCGGTGCGGCCACCCTCACCGCGGCGCGCCGGTTCGGCAATGACACGTCCTGGTGGCTGCCGTCCCTGCGAATCGGCTATCGCGGCGAGTTTTCCAACCGGGCACCAGACACCGTGGCCCGCTTCGGGCCCGACGGCGCGGCCTTCACGCTCAATCCGCGTGCAGTCCCGGGTTCGGGTGTTCTGCTCGGCTTCGGTTTGTCGGCAGGGTCGAATTATTCGACCTTCACCTTCGGTTATGACGCCGATGTACGCGATGACTTCATCCGCCACACGGCCCGCATCCTGATTCGCCTCGCCTTCTAGGCGATTTGTATTGCACCCATGAGGGTGTTCGCCTATCTTTGCAGGGTCCGGATAAACCAGTCCCCCATACGTGTTGCCCGGAAAGCTGGCGTGGCCGTTCCCCTTGCGGCCGCCGGCATTGGACCCGGTCCCCGGTCCCTGACACAGGGACCGGGGACCGTACCGGGCCGTTTTGAGCCCTTGTTAACCCTGCTGACGCACTCTCCGGCGCATGATCCGCTGGACCCACATTGTGCTGCTCGCCGCTGCACTGGCGCTGACAGGCTGCGCCTCGCGCCCGCCGGAGCAGGCGCATGATGCCTGTCTGCTGCTGGAGGATAACCGGTCCTGGTGGCGCGCCCTGCAGCGCACCGAGCGCCGCTGGGGCATTACGCCCGGCGTCCAGCTTGCCATCCTGAAGCGCGAATCCAGTTTCAACGCCCGCGCCCGCCCGGCGCGCCAGCGCCTGCTTGGCATTGTCCCCAGAGGCCGCCCGTCCAGCGCCTATGGATACGCCCAGGCGCTGGACACGACATGGGAATGGTATCAGCGCGATTCCGGAAACCGGCGCGCGCGCCGCACCGATTTCGCCGACGCTGTCGATTTCGTGGGATGGTATTCCCAGAAGAGCCGCCAGCTCTCCAGCATCGGGCTGGACGACCCGTACAATCTGTATCTGGCCTATCACGAGGGTCATACCGGCTTTAACCGGGCCACCTATCGCGGCAAGGACTGGCTGATCGGTGCCGCGCGCCAGGTGGAGCGAGATGCCCGCCAGTATGACCGGCAACTGGCCGGCTGCCGGCGCCTGCAGCGACGATCGCGGTTCTTCTGAGCGCTGCGCCCGCCTGCGAGAAGGCTTTCCAATCCGAAGCCCGCGCGTCCATTCTCGCTCCTATCATGGCTCACGATTCGCAAAACGATCTGTTCAATGCCGGGACCCCCGACCCGCACCCCAAGCCGCAGCCGGAGGCCCCGGCCACGCCGGTGACACCGGCTGCGCGCCCCGCTGCGCCCAAGGCAGCCGCGTCTGCCCCGGCCGCGGGCGGCGGCTATGACGCCTCGTCCATCGAGGTGCTCGAGGGTCTGGAACCGGTCCGCAAGCGTCCGGGCATGTATATCGGCGGCACAGACGAGCGCGCGCTCCACCACCTGTTCGCCGAAGTGCTCGACAACGCCATGGACGAGGCCGTCGCCGGCCATGCCGACCGCATCGAGGTGAGCCTCGATGACGAGGGTTTCGTCACGGTCGTGGATAATGGCCGGGGCATCCCGGTGGATCCCCACCCGAAATTCCCCGGCAAATCCGCGCTGGAAGTGGTGATGTGTACGCTCCACTCCGGCGGCAAATTCTCCAACAAGGCCTATGAAACCTCGGGCGGGCTGCACGGCGTCGGCATCAGCGTGGTCAACGCCCTGTCCGAGCGGCTGGAGGTGGAAGTGGCGCGCGAGCGCACGCTGTGGCGCCAGGTCTTCGAGCGCGGAGCGCCCCAGGGTCCGCTGGAGAATGCAGGCACAGTCTCCAACCGGCGCGGCACGTCCGTGCGCTTCAAGCCCGACGCCGAGATTTTCGGAGCGCGCGCCGCGTTCAAGGCCCCGCGCCTGTTCGCCATGGCGCGCGCCAAGGCCTTCCTGCGCCGGGGCGTCCAGATCCGCTGGCGCTGCCCGCCCCATCTGGTGGAAGGCACGGATATTCCGTCCGAGATCACGCTGGCCTTCCCCGGCGGTCTGGCTGATCGCCTCACCGAGCTGTGCGGCGAGTCCGGCCTGGTGCTCGACATCTTCGCCGGCCGCGTCGAGCGCGACGGGCGCATGGGCGCGGTGGAATGGGCGGTGGCCTTCGCCGAAAACGGCTTCGCCGAGGCTGACGCCTTCTGCCAGAGCTTCTGCAATACCGTGCCCACCCCCATGGGCGGCACCCACGAGCAAGGTCTGCGCGCGGCGCTGTCGCGCAGTATTCGCGGCTATGGCGAGCTGGCCGGCCAGAAGAAGGCCGCCCAGATCACCGCTGATGACGTGATGGGCGGCACCGGGGCGCTGGTGTCGGTCTTCGTGCGCGATCCCGAGTTTCAGGGCCAGACCAAGGACCGGCTCTCCACCGCCGAGGTCCAGCGCCTGGTGGATGCGGCCATCCGCGACCAGTTCGACCACTGGCTGGCCGCCCGCCCCAAGGACGCCGCGCGTCTGGTGGACTGGGCCATCGAGCGGGCCGAGGACCGCCTCAAGCGCAAGCGCGACAAGGAGGTCAAGCGCCAGTCCGCCACGCGCAAGCTGCGCCTGCCCGGCAAGCTCGCCGACTGTTCCCAGAACCATGCCGACGGCGCGGAGATTTTCCTGGTCGAGGGCGACTCGGCCGGCGGCTCGGCCAAGCAGGCGCGCGACCGCAAGACGCAAGCCATCCTGCCCCTGCGCGGCAAGATCCTGAACGTCGCCTCGGCCACGCCCGACAAGATCGCTGCCAATCAGGAGATCGGCGATCTCCTGCTGGCGCTGGGCGTCCAGCCGGGCAAGAAGTTCGATCTGGAAGACTTGCGCTATGAGCGCGTCATCATCATGTGCGACGCCGACGTGGACGGCGCCCATATCGCGGCCCTGCTGGCCACCTTCTTCTACAAATTCCTGCCGGGCCTCATCGAGTCCGGCCGCCTCTTCATGGCGCAGCCGCCGCTCTATCGCCTGACGCAGGGCGGCCGCACGCTCTATGCCGCCGACGACGCGGAAAAAGACAAGCTGATCGCCACGGAATTCAAGTCCGGCAAGGTGGAGGTCGGCCGCTTCAAGGGCCTGGGCGAAATGACCCCGCCCCAGCTCAAATCCACCACCATGAACCCGGAGACCCGCTCGCTGGCGCGCGTCATCGTCACGCCCGACATGCGCGAAAGCGCCGACGCGCTGGTGGAGACCCTGATGGGCAAGAAACCCGAACTGCGCTTCCAGTACATCCAGGATCACGCGCCGTTTGTGGACGCGGTGGATATTTGAGGATCGGGTCAGACCGCTTTCAGCGTGAACTCCGGTGCCCCGGACCAGACCAGCGTCCAGCTCGCGCCGGGGCGGACGTTCTGGATGATGCCGGGATCGAATGCGACGAAGCAGCGGCCGCCCGGATGGCGCACTGAGGGATATAGCAGGCCGCGATGGCCCTGCCGCCGCAGCGCACCGGCCAGCGCCTGACCCGCGCGATAGCCGGTCTCCGGGTCCGGGTGCAGCGCCGGATGGCCGGGCTCGCCGTCAAGATCGGGGAAATCCCCGATGAAGTCGGCCAGCAGCTCCACATATCGCGCTTCGCTCTCGAAAACGCCGATATAGCCAAGCTCGCGCGTGCGGTGATAGCCGACCTCGGCCGCCGAGGTCAGGATGGAATAGCTGCAATACCACGCGCCACGATCCCCCGCGTTGAAACGATTGCCGCACGCGCGCGTATAGGCGAACGCCGCATTGATATGGCTCTGGCCATAGACCCTGAGATCATGGGCGCGGCGCGCAAACGCCAGCTCGCGCCGGTCCAGCGCCGGGCCGCCTTCGCGCTCGGCGACAAGGCGCGCGCTGGTCTCGCCTTCAAGGCTGGCGAGAATTTCGGCTTCTTCGTCGCTATCGACCAGACCGCGCAGCACGGGCGGCTTGTGGCGGGTTTCCGAAATCAGCCGGATCAAGCCGCGATCATTGACCGGCGTGATTTTCAAACGCCGCCCCGCAAAGCGTCCACATAACCGCGCACGCGCAGGATTTTCGGCAAGCCGCCCCGGATCATGGCGTCCACCGGACGCTGGCCGTCAAACTCCGGTCCGAGATTGGGCAGCTTCACCCACTGAGCCGACAGCGGCGGGTCAAAATACAGCTCCAGCGATTTGTACAGCCCGGTCAGGGCGCTCAGCCGCAGCATCTGATCGCGCGTCAGCTCACCGGCATAGCCGGGCTTGCGGGCGCGCTTCCAGGTGGATTCAGACATGTCCGCCAGACCGGCCGCCTCCCGCCCGGTCAGCGACCACGCATCGGCGATCCGGCCAAAGGCCTTGAGCGCAATCGCCTGAACCTCAGCCGCAGCGCGCTCCCTGACAGCGCCATCCATGATCGGCCCTCCATATGACCATAATGATAGGGCCATATGGACCACAGAGCAAGAATGTTGGCCCGCCTACCCTCGCACCCTCACCCCAACGCTCACCTGTCGCGGCTCGCCGGGGAAGTAGCGGAAGTTTCCGAACGCGAAGTCGGCGCGTTCGGCGTAGCGAGCGTCGAGCGCGTTGCGCAGGGCGGTGAAGACCTCCACGCCCTCTCGCACCTGCCAGCGGGCGCGCAGATGCAGGAGGTCATGGCCGTCATAGCGCGCGGTATTGCCGGCATCGGCGAAGTATTCGCCCACATGCGCCCATTCGGCCTCGGCCTGGAACGCCTCTGACGGCGTCCACAGGAGGCGCAGATTGCCCAGCCAGTCCGGCGCAGTATCCACGCGCGCGCCGTCGGCGATCACTTCAGACAGATTGGTCAGCGGCCGGTCGAAGGCATAGGTGTGGCGCGCCCAGGTCAACGCGCCCGACAGGGTCAGCTGGTCCGTCAGCTCCAGCCCGGCGTCCAGCTCCACGCCCTGGTGGCGCGTGGCACCGTCGGTAACGTTGAAGCCGTCGGCGTCGCGGAAGAACACATGGCGCTTCTCCATGGCAAAGCCGGTGAGCTCCACCCGCCCGCGCGCCCAGGTGCGGCGCAGGCCCGCCTCCAGGCTGTCGAGGACTTCAGGCTCGATTCCCTCGATCTCCTGACCGGGCTGCAGGCGGTAAAGCTCATCAGTTTGCGGCGCGCGCACGCCCCGGGCGGCGCGGGCGAAGACCTGAACGCCCTCGGCCGCGTCCCAGACCACGCCGGCGCTCGGCGCAAACGTGGTGTAGTGGTCGCGCCGGTCCGCCGGGCGCAAATACCGCCCGGTCACGCCATCGGGTGCCGCGTTGACATAGTCGTACCGCGTGGTCTCCACCCGCGCGCCCGCCTCTACGCGCAGGCTGCCGGTCAAAGCGTGGCGTGCATGGACGAAGCCGGCGAGCACCGCCGCATCCACCGTGTAGTCATAGTGCAGGCCCTGCACGAACGGCCCGACCGTGGCGCGCGACTGAAACTCGTAGAGGAAGCCGCGTGTCAGCTCTGCGTCAATCCCGGCGGACAACCGGGTGGCCCCTGTGTCCGCGATGATCTGCGTCTGGGCACCCAGGCTCTGGTGACCCGTGCGCTCCAGCGCCCGCGACGGCAGGAAGTGAAGCAGGAACTCCATGGTATTGGCGCGCGCATAGACCACGCCCTGCCCCGTTACCCCGCCGCCGAAATCATGCTCGCCATGGAGCGCCACGCGCGCGGCGGTGGCGCGCCGGAAGGCTTCCGGATTGGGATTGCGGCGGGCGAGCGAACGGTCCCGGAAAGACCCCTCGCCCTGCACGAAGGTTGCCGTGTCCTGATCGAGATGGATCAGCGCCGCGCGCAGCGACCAGGCGCTGGCGCGCGCATCGCCATCCAGCCGGCCTTGCAGCGCGGCGCGCACCAGGCCCGCATTGTCGCGCCAGCCCTGTTCGGTGCGCA contains:
- the parE gene encoding DNA topoisomerase IV subunit B; the encoded protein is MAHDSQNDLFNAGTPDPHPKPQPEAPATPVTPAARPAAPKAAASAPAAGGGYDASSIEVLEGLEPVRKRPGMYIGGTDERALHHLFAEVLDNAMDEAVAGHADRIEVSLDDEGFVTVVDNGRGIPVDPHPKFPGKSALEVVMCTLHSGGKFSNKAYETSGGLHGVGISVVNALSERLEVEVARERTLWRQVFERGAPQGPLENAGTVSNRRGTSVRFKPDAEIFGARAAFKAPRLFAMARAKAFLRRGVQIRWRCPPHLVEGTDIPSEITLAFPGGLADRLTELCGESGLVLDIFAGRVERDGRMGAVEWAVAFAENGFAEADAFCQSFCNTVPTPMGGTHEQGLRAALSRSIRGYGELAGQKKAAQITADDVMGGTGALVSVFVRDPEFQGQTKDRLSTAEVQRLVDAAIRDQFDHWLAARPKDAARLVDWAIERAEDRLKRKRDKEVKRQSATRKLRLPGKLADCSQNHADGAEIFLVEGDSAGGSAKQARDRKTQAILPLRGKILNVASATPDKIAANQEIGDLLLALGVQPGKKFDLEDLRYERVIIMCDADVDGAHIAALLATFFYKFLPGLIESGRLFMAQPPLYRLTQGGRTLYAADDAEKDKLIATEFKSGKVEVGRFKGLGEMTPPQLKSTTMNPETRSLARVIVTPDMRESADALVETLMGKKPELRFQYIQDHAPFVDAVDI
- a CDS encoding RES family NAD+ phosphorylase, yielding MIRLISETRHKPPVLRGLVDSDEEAEILASLEGETSARLVAEREGGPALDRRELAFARRAHDLRVYGQSHINAAFAYTRACGNRFNAGDRGAWYCSYSILTSAAEVGYHRTRELGYIGVFESEARYVELLADFIGDFPDLDGEPGHPALHPDPETGYRAGQALAGALRRQGHRGLLYPSVRHPGGRCFVAFDPGIIQNVRPGASWTLVWSGAPEFTLKAV
- a CDS encoding MbcA/ParS/Xre antitoxin family protein; the encoded protein is MDGAVRERAAAEVQAIALKAFGRIADAWSLTGREAAGLADMSESTWKRARKPGYAGELTRDQMLRLSALTGLYKSLELYFDPPLSAQWVKLPNLGPEFDGQRPVDAMIRGGLPKILRVRGYVDALRGGV
- a CDS encoding TonB-dependent receptor codes for the protein MDMAIMMLAQAAALTLGAAGAGTGADTPRPSDVIVVTASRAGELRSASPAPVAVMEAGEIERLGAQHVSEALNRLPGVMIHRGNGAEHLTAIRSPVLTGGTGAGSFLYLEDGVPLRAAGFANVNGLFEAADDLAGRIEVIRGPGPAQYGSNALHGLVNVIGADPRRDARLAEVEVGQYGRARLRVQAGGPNEIGAGVVGLSVRTEQGWRDNAGLVRAALQGRLDGDARASAWSLRAALIHLDQDTATFVQGEGSFRDRSLARRNPNPEAFRRATAARVALHGEHDFGGGVTGQGVVYARANTMEFLLHFLPSRALERTGHQSLGAQTQIIADTGATRLSAGIDAELTRGFLYEFQSRATVGPFVQGLHYDYTVDAAVLAGFVHARHALTGSLRVEAGARVETTRYDYVNAAPDGVTGRYLRPADRRDHYTTFAPSAGVVWDAAEGVQVFARAARGVRAPQTDELYRLQPGQEIEGIEPEVLDSLEAGLRRTWARGRVELTGFAMEKRHVFFRDADGFNVTDGATRHQGVELDAGLELTDQLTLSGALTWARHTYAFDRPLTNLSEVIADGARVDTAPDWLGNLRLLWTPSEAFQAEAEWAHVGEYFADAGNTARYDGHDLLHLRARWQVREGVEVFTALRNALDARYAERADFAFGNFRYFPGEPRQVSVGVRVRG